Proteins encoded by one window of Pseudomonas coleopterorum:
- a CDS encoding RNA polymerase sigma factor encodes MSGSDLKALYLAHRSEIQDYLDRRLRCKETAADLTQDTFIRLSEQMGRTPIANFRAYLFSSARNLFIDHTRRQEHRKGETLDPQTTSSFEPSTPTLEQAAIAHQQLNTLNDVIQNMPAPCREVFLMVRVEGLTYVEIGQRLGIPSKTAYSRMVRALDLIKIGMSE; translated from the coding sequence ATGTCCGGCTCAGATCTCAAGGCGCTGTACCTCGCCCACCGCAGCGAAATCCAGGATTACCTGGATCGTCGCTTGCGTTGCAAAGAGACCGCCGCCGACCTGACTCAGGACACCTTCATTCGCCTGTCCGAACAAATGGGCCGCACCCCGATTGCCAATTTCCGCGCCTATCTGTTCTCCAGCGCCCGCAATCTGTTCATCGACCACACCCGACGTCAGGAGCATCGCAAAGGCGAGACCCTCGATCCCCAGACAACCTCCAGTTTCGAGCCGTCCACGCCGACCCTTGAACAAGCGGCGATTGCCCATCAGCAACTGAATACGTTGAACGACGTGATTCAGAATATGCCCGCGCCGTGTCGCGAGGTGTTTCTGATGGTGCGCGTGGAAGGCCTGACCTACGTGGAAATAGGGCAGCGCCTGGGGATCCCGTCGAAGACCGCTTACAGCCGCATGGTTCGTGCCTTGGACCTGATCAAGATCGGTATGTCCGAATGA
- a CDS encoding UvrD-helicase domain-containing protein — MAEARLILEREVQEIFNLIDEGKNFLLSGGAGSGKTYSLVQCIRQVLSENLNCKIACMTYTNAAVAEIRSRVSDHRLSVGTIHEFLWDLIRPYRVELMDVLIQSLESEAKSSIVNPDKDFDPSVLKGREVKYKEYTLIREGIISHDELLIIAHDMFKSHPKLCDIAKDRYKFIFVDEYQDTSAAVIEVLLDHFQKGVKKNIVGFFGDAMQSIYDDGVGNLDKYITQQYVYEVKKEQNRRNPRLVFELANRLRTDNLQQTASLDDNAPNMLNGVVIDGEIRLIYTEGPDDRLQQVKDSLGWDFGHSKENKELNLTHNLIAPKAGFPELMLVYDGDKILEYRDRIKRFIKSRKLLTDFSGFTFGQVIDNLIDNFPAQKSDLSPTAGMQQFIDLNPELYNRALTEPYEIFKRIYLSKDALIDDKKDDPDGSPKAGSKRDALIKHLFKIQHIICLYEDKKFNEFLKRTEFKIRSIDDKKRLRDIIDELRKMSNASIGAVIDRADELGICRKDDKLSIFIAHNRYVYDRVIKIKFNEFKKLYQYLEGYTPFSTQHKIKGAEFENVLVVLDNGNWTKYNFNYLFEEAGTPSVLERTKKLFYVCTTRSKKSLVVYYRNPSQKALATAKKWFGDASVLRLI; from the coding sequence ATGGCTGAAGCAAGACTAATTCTAGAGCGTGAAGTCCAGGAGATATTTAATCTAATTGATGAAGGAAAAAATTTCTTGCTCAGTGGAGGGGCAGGTAGCGGTAAGACATATTCGTTGGTGCAGTGCATAAGGCAAGTGTTAAGCGAAAATTTAAACTGCAAGATTGCTTGTATGACTTATACAAATGCAGCTGTCGCAGAGATTCGTAGCCGGGTAAGCGATCATAGGCTGAGCGTAGGCACCATCCATGAATTCTTATGGGACTTGATACGCCCTTATAGGGTGGAGCTTATGGATGTGCTAATACAGTCTCTGGAGAGTGAAGCCAAAAGTTCTATCGTTAATCCGGACAAAGATTTTGACCCCTCCGTGTTGAAGGGGCGAGAGGTAAAATATAAAGAATACACATTGATTCGGGAAGGAATTATATCTCATGACGAATTGTTGATTATCGCTCATGACATGTTCAAGTCTCATCCGAAACTTTGTGACATAGCTAAAGATAGATACAAGTTTATATTCGTCGACGAGTACCAAGATACATCGGCTGCTGTAATAGAAGTACTTCTCGATCACTTCCAAAAAGGTGTGAAAAAAAATATTGTAGGTTTTTTTGGGGATGCGATGCAGTCAATATATGATGACGGCGTGGGGAATCTAGACAAGTACATCACGCAGCAATATGTTTACGAGGTAAAGAAAGAACAAAACCGAAGAAATCCAAGACTAGTCTTTGAGCTTGCCAACAGGCTAAGAACCGACAACCTACAACAGACTGCATCGCTCGACGATAATGCTCCTAATATGTTAAATGGGGTTGTTATAGATGGTGAAATACGGCTAATTTATACGGAAGGACCAGATGATAGACTGCAGCAGGTTAAAGACTCACTGGGCTGGGACTTTGGTCACAGCAAAGAAAACAAAGAATTAAACCTAACTCATAACTTAATCGCACCTAAAGCTGGATTCCCAGAATTGATGCTTGTTTATGACGGAGATAAAATACTAGAATACCGCGATCGCATTAAAAGATTTATCAAGAGCCGCAAACTACTTACTGACTTCTCGGGTTTCACTTTCGGACAGGTCATAGACAACCTAATTGATAATTTCCCAGCCCAGAAATCCGATCTATCCCCTACAGCGGGGATGCAGCAGTTCATAGATCTAAATCCTGAGCTGTACAACCGTGCACTTACGGAGCCGTACGAAATTTTCAAACGCATATACTTGTCCAAAGATGCGCTTATAGACGATAAAAAAGATGACCCTGACGGATCCCCAAAGGCTGGTAGTAAACGTGACGCATTGATTAAGCACCTATTCAAAATTCAACACATAATTTGTCTTTATGAGGATAAGAAATTCAATGAATTTCTTAAGCGCACGGAATTTAAAATACGCTCGATCGATGACAAAAAAAGACTTAGAGACATCATTGACGAGTTGAGAAAAATGTCGAATGCTTCGATTGGCGCAGTCATCGACAGAGCCGATGAGCTTGGCATCTGCAGAAAGGACGATAAACTTTCTATTTTTATTGCACACAATCGTTATGTTTATGACAGAGTGATAAAGATAAAATTCAATGAATTTAAAAAATTATATCAATACTTAGAGGGGTACACTCCATTCTCAACTCAGCATAAAATAAAAGGTGCCGAGTTCGAGAACGTACTTGTTGTATTGGATAATGGGAATTGGACCAAATACAACTTTAATTACCTGTTCGAAGAAGCTGGCACCCCATCTGTCCTTGAGCGGACAAAAAAACTATTCTATGTCTGCACTACGCGTTCTAAAAAAAGCTTAGTCGTGTACTATCGCAACCCTAGCCAAAAAGCGTTAGCAACAGCCAAAAAATGGTTCGGAGATGCCTCCGTATTAAGACTTATTTAA
- a CDS encoding TonB-dependent siderophore receptor, translating to MATQLNHESRIDSRWQRHALGTALACTLFVGALQAHGAQVHPATASIERLPLNIAAQPLRQALLLFSQQSGQNVLLDGNLDSALRSTAVEGRYSTEEALARLLQGSGYTFARTDATTVYLVPVQAEQANSEILLAPTQIQYQDNAGVSPSQSYRANPVSSTTRLGLSDKETPQAITVVTRQQMDDFQLNSVKDALRNAPSVTVEQFETDRTAFTSRGFKIENFEFDGMSLPFSGGVLVGDQDMTEFEQVDVLHGANGLMSGTGDPSATVNLVRKRPTDTLQARVDSSVGSWDNRRLGFDVSGPLSQSGNVRGRFITSHDKGNSYLDQYGHEVNVAAGLLAFDLSEADTLTVGFTQQNSYSNGSTWGALPIADYQRNRIHYSSRSSSVGQPWTYWDVKTQRAFAELTHAFDNGWSSTLTVAGMKQDSDTKMLYAIPATADEAYAYINRTTSKEEQITAEAKLSGPFALFGRQHELTLGANYGRTHHDEVGHYRNSSGYQMESLIDVLSGNVVQPPLNYTDDLNTQLFTDRQKSLFAGARFSVVDDLHWIAGARMLSADGDGAGYGSPHDTRVHGKVTPYTGLVYDLTPQWSLYTSWTKIFKPQYLRSTGGGLLLPLEGKSLEVGIKGLVLDERLTLTAAAFKTDQQNVAELTGEVVGGQYLYRGTNLKSRGFELGASGEALPGLDIAGGYTFVQIEDANGDETRKYIPTHTLRGSLTYRLPEMPSVRVGTRFQWQSATEVDTNRNVRQDAYALVDLMASYDIDDNWSTSLNLNNVTDRKYLLSLYQSSGSTNYGAPRNLTASVTWKY from the coding sequence ATGGCAACGCAACTCAACCATGAATCCAGAATCGACAGCCGCTGGCAGCGTCACGCATTGGGCACCGCATTGGCGTGCACGCTGTTCGTCGGCGCGCTTCAGGCTCATGGGGCACAGGTCCATCCGGCGACGGCGTCCATAGAGCGTCTACCCCTCAATATCGCTGCCCAACCTCTGCGTCAGGCCTTGCTGCTGTTCAGTCAGCAGTCGGGCCAGAACGTGTTGCTCGACGGCAACCTGGACAGTGCCCTGCGCAGCACCGCAGTGGAAGGTCGCTACTCCACGGAAGAAGCCCTCGCGAGGTTGTTGCAAGGCAGTGGCTACACCTTCGCCCGAACCGATGCCACGACCGTTTACCTGGTCCCGGTTCAAGCCGAGCAGGCCAACAGCGAAATCTTGCTGGCGCCCACGCAGATCCAGTATCAAGACAACGCAGGCGTCAGCCCAAGCCAGAGCTACCGGGCAAACCCTGTGTCCAGCACCACGCGCCTGGGCCTGAGCGACAAGGAAACGCCGCAGGCGATCACCGTGGTGACCCGCCAGCAGATGGACGATTTCCAGCTCAATAGCGTGAAAGATGCGTTACGCAATGCACCGTCGGTAACCGTGGAACAGTTCGAAACCGATCGCACCGCCTTTACTTCACGCGGCTTCAAGATCGAAAACTTCGAGTTCGACGGCATGAGCCTGCCGTTCTCCGGCGGTGTACTGGTCGGCGATCAGGACATGACCGAATTCGAACAGGTCGACGTGCTGCACGGCGCCAACGGCCTGATGAGCGGCACCGGCGATCCGTCCGCCACGGTCAACCTGGTGCGCAAGCGGCCTACCGACACGCTCCAGGCGCGGGTCGACAGCAGCGTGGGTTCATGGGACAACCGCCGCTTGGGCTTTGACGTGTCAGGTCCGCTCAGTCAAAGCGGGAATGTTCGCGGACGTTTCATCACCTCCCACGACAAAGGCAATTCCTACCTCGATCAGTACGGCCATGAGGTCAACGTGGCGGCGGGCCTTTTGGCCTTCGACCTGTCCGAGGCCGACACCCTGACCGTGGGCTTCACCCAGCAGAACAGCTACTCCAACGGCAGCACCTGGGGCGCCTTGCCCATCGCCGATTACCAGCGTAACCGCATTCACTACAGCAGCCGCAGCTCCAGTGTCGGCCAGCCCTGGACCTACTGGGACGTGAAGACTCAGCGCGCCTTCGCCGAGCTGACCCACGCGTTCGACAACGGCTGGAGCAGCACCCTTACGGTGGCCGGGATGAAGCAAGATTCCGACACCAAGATGCTCTACGCCATCCCCGCCACCGCCGACGAGGCCTACGCCTATATCAACCGCACCACCAGCAAGGAAGAGCAGATCACGGCCGAAGCGAAACTGTCCGGCCCCTTCGCGCTGTTCGGCAGGCAGCATGAGTTGACCCTGGGTGCCAACTACGGACGCACCCACCACGACGAGGTCGGCCATTACAGGAACTCATCCGGCTACCAAATGGAGAGTTTGATCGACGTGCTGTCCGGGAATGTCGTGCAACCGCCGCTGAACTACACCGACGACCTCAATACCCAGCTGTTCACCGACCGCCAAAAAAGCCTGTTCGCCGGCGCGCGCTTCAGTGTTGTCGATGACCTGCACTGGATTGCCGGCGCGCGCATGCTCAGCGCCGACGGCGATGGCGCCGGGTATGGATCGCCCCACGACACCCGGGTCCACGGCAAAGTCACCCCTTACACTGGCCTGGTCTACGACCTCACGCCGCAGTGGAGCCTGTACACCAGTTGGACGAAAATCTTCAAACCGCAATACCTGCGCAGTACCGGCGGGGGCTTGCTCCTTCCACTTGAAGGCAAGAGCCTGGAAGTCGGTATCAAGGGACTCGTGCTCGACGAGCGACTCACCCTGACCGCTGCGGCGTTCAAAACCGATCAGCAGAACGTTGCCGAACTCACCGGAGAAGTCGTCGGCGGTCAGTACCTGTATCGCGGCACCAACCTTAAAAGCCGTGGCTTCGAGCTGGGTGCATCGGGAGAAGCGTTACCAGGCCTGGACATAGCAGGTGGCTATACCTTCGTGCAGATCGAAGACGCCAATGGCGATGAAACCCGCAAGTACATCCCCACCCATACCCTGCGCGGCAGCCTGACCTACCGCCTGCCCGAGATGCCCAGCGTCAGAGTGGGCACCCGTTTCCAATGGCAAAGCGCAACCGAGGTGGACACCAACCGCAATGTGCGCCAAGACGCCTACGCGCTGGTGGACCTGATGGCCAGTTACGACATCGACGACAACTGGAGCACGTCGCTGAACCTGAACAACGTCACCGATCGCAAGTACTTGCTGTCGCTATATCAATCGTCCGGTTCTACCAATTACGGGGCGCCGCGCAATTTGACGGCGTCGGTGACGTGGAAGTATTGA
- a CDS encoding SMP-30/gluconolactonase/LRE family protein encodes MNPTFKKLFLSPSSWLLGSAILVAGSASAATAAAPVRQVVTDPAFSQLVDAKARVELLTDQAKWAEGPLCLQDGRLIWSDIKANKVSGWQAKDGVSTWLEPADFQNGHTLDAQGRVVAASHGKRGIVRQEANGEWRTLVDTYQGKRLNSPNDVVADNSGTLWFTDPTFGVLSKSEGYGGTPEQGGEFVYRYVPETGEITRLETPEVHSPNGLAFSPDQQLLYVADSQMAHDFSNKTLAHRIMVYQVRDGRLSNGKVFAEIESGIPDGIKVDALGNVWSSSKEGIQVFSAAGKLLGKLLVSASDTSNLTFCSDEQGSWAYITAANKVLRVQVAKGVTGR; translated from the coding sequence ATGAATCCAACCTTTAAAAAACTGTTCCTGAGCCCTTCGTCCTGGTTGTTGGGCAGCGCGATTCTGGTCGCAGGTTCTGCCAGCGCTGCCACTGCAGCGGCGCCTGTCCGGCAAGTGGTCACCGATCCGGCGTTCAGCCAGTTGGTCGACGCCAAGGCCCGGGTCGAGCTGCTCACCGATCAGGCGAAGTGGGCCGAGGGGCCGCTGTGTCTGCAGGATGGTCGTCTGATATGGAGCGATATCAAGGCGAACAAGGTCAGCGGCTGGCAAGCGAAGGATGGCGTGTCGACCTGGCTGGAACCGGCCGACTTCCAGAACGGGCATACGCTGGACGCGCAGGGCCGTGTGGTCGCGGCGTCTCACGGCAAGCGCGGTATCGTGCGGCAGGAGGCCAACGGTGAGTGGCGGACCCTGGTCGACACGTACCAGGGCAAGCGGTTGAACAGCCCGAACGATGTGGTGGCCGATAACAGCGGCACGCTCTGGTTTACCGACCCCACTTTCGGGGTGTTGAGCAAAAGTGAAGGCTACGGCGGCACGCCCGAACAGGGCGGGGAGTTCGTCTATCGCTATGTGCCCGAGACCGGTGAGATCACCCGTCTCGAGACGCCAGAAGTGCATTCACCCAACGGGCTGGCCTTCTCGCCGGATCAACAGCTGTTGTATGTGGCCGACTCGCAAATGGCCCATGACTTCAGCAACAAGACGTTGGCGCACCGCATCATGGTCTATCAGGTCCGCGACGGTCGTTTGAGCAACGGCAAGGTCTTTGCCGAGATCGAATCCGGCATTCCCGACGGTATCAAGGTGGATGCGCTTGGCAACGTCTGGAGCAGCAGCAAGGAAGGCATCCAGGTCTTTTCCGCAGCCGGCAAGTTGCTGGGTAAACTGCTGGTAAGCGCGAGCGATACCAGCAACCTAACGTTCTGCTCGGATGAACAAGGCAGTTGGGCCTATATCACCGCTGCCAACAAGGTACTCCGCGTGCAAGTGGCGAAGGGGGTTACCGGGCGCTAG
- a CDS encoding DUF1127 domain-containing protein: protein MKGQTVSACASHSCCTQSESAKPFANPWKRITRWYELARQRHQLEQMSDAGLKDLGLSRADIYKEIERPFWDDPFCK, encoded by the coding sequence ATGAAAGGTCAAACAGTGAGTGCTTGTGCTTCGCACAGCTGCTGCACCCAAAGTGAATCAGCCAAGCCTTTTGCCAATCCATGGAAGCGCATCACGCGCTGGTATGAACTGGCTCGGCAACGGCATCAACTGGAGCAGATGAGTGACGCCGGGCTCAAGGACCTGGGCTTGAGCCGGGCGGATATCTATAAGGAGATCGAACGCCCGTTTTGGGATGATCCGTTTTGCAAGTAA
- a CDS encoding FecR family protein — MSAEPPPVSRVDDISHQASAWFALVQGGSPTAAERAELVAWLDADPRHAEAYAQLEHLWAASAQLHSLAITPAAPQLSRRRFVGLGIAASAVAVTACASALWLKDMGLPFADIRSAVGERRTVTLPDGSSVDLAGNTALNVEFSPTRRAVELLHGEAYFNVLPSAAGEFTVNSRSGQVVAADAGFCLSCDDASALLAVNRKTVRVVTASQQVDLGEGLSMRFSSDRTGAIQYAELEQILAWRSGRLVFFDKPLLSVIDELQRWREGRIFIMDKQLAMRRVSLILNLNKPEQMLDAITKALAVRVDRYTDLITLIYPA; from the coding sequence ATGAGCGCCGAACCCCCACCAGTGTCGCGCGTTGACGACATCAGCCATCAGGCGAGCGCCTGGTTCGCGTTGGTTCAGGGCGGCTCACCCACTGCCGCCGAGCGGGCGGAGTTGGTAGCATGGCTCGATGCCGACCCCCGACATGCCGAGGCCTACGCCCAGCTCGAGCACCTGTGGGCCGCTTCCGCGCAGTTGCACTCACTCGCCATTACACCGGCTGCCCCGCAACTTTCCCGCCGACGTTTCGTCGGCTTGGGCATCGCCGCCAGCGCCGTCGCCGTTACCGCTTGTGCATCGGCGCTATGGCTCAAAGATATGGGCCTGCCGTTCGCCGATATCCGCAGCGCCGTGGGCGAGCGTCGTACCGTCACGTTGCCCGATGGGTCCTCTGTCGATCTCGCCGGCAACACCGCATTGAATGTGGAATTTTCACCGACCCGGCGCGCCGTGGAACTGCTTCACGGCGAGGCCTATTTCAATGTGCTGCCCTCGGCGGCCGGCGAGTTCACGGTCAACAGCCGATCGGGGCAGGTGGTAGCCGCCGACGCTGGATTCTGTCTGTCATGCGATGACGCCTCGGCGCTGCTGGCAGTGAACCGCAAAACGGTGCGCGTCGTGACGGCCAGCCAGCAGGTCGATTTGGGCGAAGGCCTGTCGATGCGCTTCAGCAGTGATCGTACCGGCGCCATCCAGTATGCCGAGCTTGAGCAGATCCTCGCCTGGCGCAGCGGACGATTGGTGTTTTTTGACAAGCCTTTGCTCAGCGTCATCGATGAGTTGCAACGCTGGCGCGAAGGCCGAATCTTCATCATGGACAAGCAACTGGCCATGCGCCGAGTCAGTTTGATACTCAACCTGAACAAGCCCGAGCAGATGCTCGACGCCATCACCAAAGCCCTGGCCGTTCGAGTGGATCGCTACACCGACCTGATCACCCTGATCTATCCCGCCTGA
- a CDS encoding alpha/beta hydrolase has product MNRRNFILGAGTAVLMLKVAAIQAKDPTANSETVQLWSDVPPGGGGPSGNHLLTSHGSLSNVTRPYLQIFRPVKPNGKAVIVAAGGGYKRIELGIEGWPLADWLTERGYTAYVLAYRLPSEGWNAGNIVALQDAQRALRIVRSRESHVSLLGFSAGGHLMGMTATLGDSQTYAAQDSIDSISAVVEGAALIYPPITLERPYTHTSTHKVLVGPDASAQEEAEWSVQNRVTGSTPPEFLVQAEDDSVVDPQNTLIMAAACKQRGVAVEMHRYATGGHGFGLGRGDAPTKEWPGRYEAWLGRLGVVGVRSGSRDQSYGS; this is encoded by the coding sequence ATGAATCGCCGCAATTTCATTCTAGGCGCCGGCACGGCAGTGTTGATGTTGAAAGTAGCGGCCATTCAGGCCAAAGATCCAACGGCCAACAGTGAAACAGTCCAGCTGTGGAGCGACGTCCCGCCAGGGGGCGGCGGACCCTCGGGCAACCACCTGCTCACATCCCATGGCTCGCTAAGCAACGTCACCCGTCCATACCTACAGATCTTCAGACCCGTCAAACCCAACGGAAAAGCGGTGATCGTCGCTGCCGGTGGCGGGTACAAACGAATCGAACTGGGGATCGAGGGATGGCCCTTGGCGGATTGGCTCACGGAGCGCGGGTACACCGCGTATGTGCTGGCCTACCGCTTGCCGAGTGAAGGCTGGAACGCCGGCAACATCGTCGCACTGCAAGATGCACAGCGCGCCCTACGCATTGTCCGCAGCCGGGAGAGCCACGTCTCGCTACTAGGCTTTTCAGCCGGTGGCCATCTGATGGGCATGACCGCGACGCTTGGCGATTCTCAGACTTATGCTGCGCAGGACAGCATCGACTCGATATCTGCCGTGGTTGAAGGAGCGGCGTTGATCTATCCACCTATTACGTTGGAGCGGCCTTACACACATACCTCGACCCACAAGGTACTGGTGGGGCCAGACGCGTCGGCGCAAGAAGAGGCTGAGTGGTCTGTGCAGAATCGGGTGACGGGGAGCACACCGCCCGAGTTCTTGGTGCAGGCGGAGGATGACTCGGTGGTGGATCCGCAGAATACGTTGATCATGGCTGCGGCTTGTAAGCAGCGTGGGGTGGCTGTGGAGATGCATCGGTATGCGACAGGGGGGCATGGGTTTGGGTTGGGGAGGGGGGATGCGCCGACTAAGGAATGGCCTGGCCGGTATGAGGCTTGGTTGGGGAGGTTGGGGGTGGTTGGAGTGAGGAGTGGCAGCCGAGATCAGTCTTACGGTTCTTAA
- a CDS encoding alpha/beta hydrolase, producing the protein MIRRVFTVLSAWLLGAAMVAQAQPVALDGTEQWTMKSEGGRDYRIMISLPEGDVPYTGGYPVIYLLDGNAYFPAFHAAKRAQAKLRGSILVAIGYPSDTPLDFARRAFDLTPPAPQDRNTPAQGGQDLFLDFIQKRLMPKVSEHFKVDEDQRSLVGHSFGGMLGVYAVFTRPTLFQHVVAVSPSLWWRDQFLLAPERAFDERVRAGQLDMTQTSLSIVMAERDSVQAIQDASALYSRLQALSGFGLRTGFRVEPGEDHASIPFRIPNQALGELIGARRF; encoded by the coding sequence ATGATCCGCAGAGTATTCACCGTATTGAGCGCATGGTTGCTCGGTGCAGCGATGGTCGCTCAGGCGCAGCCGGTTGCGCTGGACGGCACCGAGCAATGGACGATGAAAAGCGAAGGCGGGCGGGACTACCGCATCATGATCAGCCTGCCCGAGGGCGATGTTCCTTATACCGGTGGTTATCCGGTGATTTACCTGTTGGATGGCAATGCCTATTTCCCCGCGTTCCATGCCGCCAAGCGCGCGCAGGCCAAATTGCGCGGCTCGATTCTGGTGGCGATCGGGTATCCGAGTGACACGCCGCTGGACTTCGCCAGGCGCGCGTTCGATCTGACACCGCCTGCACCGCAAGATCGCAACACGCCGGCACAGGGTGGCCAGGATCTGTTTCTCGACTTCATCCAGAAACGCTTGATGCCCAAAGTGTCCGAGCATTTCAAAGTCGACGAAGATCAACGCAGCCTGGTCGGGCACTCATTTGGTGGCATGCTAGGTGTGTACGCGGTGTTCACTCGGCCCACCCTGTTTCAACACGTTGTAGCGGTCAGCCCCAGTCTGTGGTGGCGCGACCAGTTCCTGTTGGCGCCCGAACGCGCTTTCGACGAGCGCGTCCGCGCCGGACAACTCGATATGACGCAGACAAGCCTGAGCATCGTGATGGCCGAGCGCGATTCGGTTCAGGCGATCCAGGATGCCAGCGCGTTGTATTCACGCCTGCAAGCATTGTCAGGCTTCGGACTGCGAACCGGCTTTAGGGTCGAACCTGGCGAAGACCATGCGTCTATACCCTTTCGCATCCCCAACCAGGCGCTGGGTGAGCTGATCGGGGCGAGGCGCTTTTAA